From Salvia splendens isolate huo1 chromosome 16, SspV2, whole genome shotgun sequence, a single genomic window includes:
- the LOC121771562 gene encoding histone H3.3 produces MARTKQTARKSTGGKAPRKQLATKAARKSAPTTGGVKKPHRYRPGTVALREIRKYQKSTELLIRKLPFQRLVREIAQDFKTDLRFQSHAVLALQEAAEAYLVGLFEDTNLCAIHAKRVTIMPKDIQLARRIRGERA; encoded by the exons ATGGCTCGTACCAAGCAGACCGCTCGTAAGTCTACTGGAGGAAAGGCTCCCAGGAAGCAGCTTGCTACTAAGGCTGCTCGTAAGTCTGCCCCGACCACTGGTGGAGTGAAGAAGCCTCACAGATACCGCCCCGGAACTGTTGCTCTTCG TGAAATTCGCAAGTACCAGAAGAGTACTGAGCTCTTGATTAGGAAGCTGCCATTCCAGAGGCTCGTCCGTGAAATTGCGCAGGACTTCAAG ACTGATCTGCGTTTCCAGAGCCATGCAGTTTTGGCTCTGCAGGAGGCTGCTGAGGCCTACCTTGTGGGTCTGTTTGAAGACACCAACTTGTGTGCCATCCATGCCAAGCGTGTGACCATAATGCCGAAGGATATTCAACTTGCCCGTCGGATCAGAGGCGAGCGTGCTTGA
- the LOC121770348 gene encoding glutathione S-transferase T3-like, whose amino-acid sequence MDWFNSDQREMEEFVNSNNWYIPSSQPSQTQPSPGVGSNGDITSPVNTDEFEVSEMEPAQERGKEKVGEEDGPKMYTPPETMWLARNYIDVSEDPIIGNQQNGKAFWERIAQKYNAGRPEGSSECSYVKLRKHWGRVQADMSKWNGKWANVVRMWPSGHSEADLVEKAKEAFFTDGKKTFKYFEVWKLVEKSPKYTSGAEPAATGAAKRTKVSASGNYSSSEGGPAIDLNVTDDDVFYSSPSIQSV is encoded by the exons atggattggttcaacagcgatcaacgtgagatggaggagttcgttaactcgaacaattggtacataccgtcatcgcaaccatcgcagacacaacctagtccgggagtcggtagcaacggCGACATTACATCGCCGGTCAACACCGACGAGTTCGAGGtcagtgagatggagcccgctcaagagcggggaaaggagaaggtcggggaggaggatgggccgaagaTGTACACTCCGCCcgagacaatgtggcttgcgaggaactacatcgacgtctccgaggatcctatcatcggcaaccagcagaaCGGCAAGGCTTTTTGGGAGCGGATTGCGCAGAAATATAACGCTGGCCGTCCGGAAGGGTCGAGCGAgtgtagctacgtgaagctgcgcaagcattggggccgggtccaggcggatatgagcaagtggaacggaaagtgggccaacgtagtccgtatgtggccgagcgggcacagcgaggcggacctcgtcgagaaggcAAAGGAAGCGTTCTTCACTGACGGGAAGAAGACCTTCAAGTACTTCGAagtttggaagctcgtcgagaagagcccgaagtacaccagcgGTGCTGAGCCGGCGGCAActggggcggcgaagagaaccaaagtttccgcctccggaaactactcttcgagcgaaggaggtccggcgatcgacctcaacgtgacggacgacgatGTCTTCTactcctctcctagcattcaga GTGTTTAA